A section of the Bryobacteraceae bacterium genome encodes:
- a CDS encoding tagatose 3-epimerase, with protein MAYRFRHAICNEIYQGWEFADACRHMKAAGYEGIEIAPFTLSEDPCNIPAADRRQYRSIIEGEGLRFVGLHWLMVAPKGLHVTTPDGELRARSWDHIRGLIDLCADLGEGGIMVFGSPLQRGTTGGSTREEATERFIEGLTSVAPHAEQRGVTILVEALPRNQTDVIGTLAEAVEVVRRVNSPAVATMFDTHNAVDETEPHDVLIERYFPLIRHVHVNETDGGHCGTGDYDFRPVLAALKRLGYQGWISLEAFDFTPGAERIATESIRYLNSIIEEL; from the coding sequence ATGGCATACCGATTCCGCCACGCCATCTGCAATGAGATTTATCAGGGCTGGGAGTTCGCCGATGCCTGCCGCCACATGAAAGCCGCCGGATACGAGGGCATCGAGATCGCTCCCTTTACTCTCTCCGAAGACCCCTGCAACATCCCCGCGGCCGACCGGCGCCAGTACCGCAGCATCATCGAGGGGGAGGGCCTGCGCTTTGTCGGCCTCCACTGGCTGATGGTCGCCCCGAAGGGCCTGCACGTGACCACGCCCGACGGGGAACTGCGCGCCCGGAGCTGGGACCATATCCGCGGCCTCATCGACCTTTGCGCCGATCTTGGCGAGGGCGGCATCATGGTTTTCGGCTCGCCTCTCCAGCGCGGCACCACCGGCGGATCCACGCGCGAAGAGGCCACCGAGCGCTTCATCGAGGGGCTCACTTCCGTCGCGCCACACGCCGAGCAGCGCGGCGTCACCATCCTCGTCGAGGCCCTGCCGAGAAACCAGACCGACGTCATCGGCACGCTGGCCGAGGCCGTCGAGGTCGTCCGCCGGGTCAACAGCCCCGCCGTCGCCACCATGTTTGATACCCACAATGCCGTCGACGAGACCGAGCCTCATGACGTGCTGATCGAGCGCTATTTCCCGCTCATCCGCCATGTGCACGTGAACGAGACCGACGGCGGCCATTGCGGCACCGGCGACTACGACTTCCGCCCCGTGCTCGCCGCGCTGAAGCGGCTCGGATATCAGGGCTGGATTTCGTTGGAGGCCTTCGATTTCACCCCCGGCGCCGAGCGCATCGCCACCGAGAGCATCCGCTATCTGAATTCGATCATCGAGGAGCTATGA
- a CDS encoding NDP-sugar dehydratase or epimerase, with translation MKIPVVTGGAGFIGSALVRKLLEKGASRVAVIDNFSSGKEENLTEIRENIDLYPVDIREYARLAPLLAGAPVVYHLAAIPSVPRSIEDPVPSHEVNINGTFHVLRAAVEGRAGRVVYAASSSAYGDTEVLPKTETMAPRPKSPYALQKLAGEYYCSVFTSCYGLETVSLRFFNVFGPRQDPSSPYSGVLSIFMTRLLERRPPVIFGDGEQSRDFTYVEDVAELCWKAAHAPAAVVSGRVYNAGNGGRYTLNETWRLLCRIEGVDIRPEYGPPRPGDVRHSQADTAAAVRDLGHAPRFTFEEGLRRTLAWYRTVWRPA, from the coding sequence ATGAAAATCCCCGTCGTCACCGGCGGGGCCGGCTTCATCGGCTCCGCGCTCGTCCGGAAACTGCTCGAAAAGGGCGCGTCACGCGTCGCCGTCATCGATAATTTCTCCTCCGGAAAAGAAGAAAATCTCACTGAAATTCGTGAAAATATCGACCTTTATCCCGTCGATATCCGTGAGTATGCGCGGCTGGCCCCGCTGCTTGCCGGCGCCCCGGTCGTCTATCACCTGGCCGCCATCCCCTCTGTCCCGCGCTCCATTGAGGATCCCGTGCCGTCGCACGAGGTCAACATCAACGGCACGTTCCACGTTCTGCGAGCGGCCGTCGAAGGGCGCGCCGGCCGCGTCGTCTACGCTGCCTCGTCTTCGGCCTACGGCGATACGGAAGTCCTGCCGAAAACCGAGACGATGGCGCCGCGGCCCAAATCGCCCTATGCCCTGCAGAAGCTCGCCGGCGAATACTACTGCTCGGTCTTTACCTCCTGCTATGGACTCGAGACGGTTTCTCTGCGGTTCTTCAACGTCTTCGGCCCGCGCCAGGATCCCTCCAGCCCCTACTCCGGCGTCCTGAGCATTTTCATGACCCGCCTGCTCGAACGCCGCCCGCCGGTCATCTTCGGCGACGGCGAGCAGAGCCGCGACTTCACCTACGTGGAAGACGTTGCCGAACTGTGCTGGAAGGCCGCGCACGCCCCGGCCGCCGTCGTCTCCGGACGCGTCTACAATGCGGGCAACGGCGGACGCTACACGCTGAACGAAACCTGGCGGCTGCTGTGCCGGATCGAAGGCGTCGACATCCGTCCCGAATACGGGCCGCCCCGCCCCGGCGACGTCCGGCACAGCCAGGCCGACACGGCGGCCGCCGTGCGCGACCTTGGCCACGCCCCGCGCTTCACCTTTGAAGAAGGCCTCCGCCGGACGCTCGCCTGGTACCGCACCGTGTGGAGGCCGGCCTGA
- a CDS encoding aromatic-L-amino-acid decarboxylase has protein sequence MEQYDWTSDELRRQGAAALEWVANYLEKIRDFPVAPRLKPGELFDALPREAPFEGEPMEAIFADFEETILPAVNHWNHPRFHAYFSVSASGPGILGELLSAALNVNGMLWMSCPAAVELELAVMNWLRQWLGLPPEFFGMIHDTASVSTLHAIGAARAAADPDLREEGARPGLVLYTSEHAHSSVEKSAMALGIGRKNVRKIRVDSAYRMQPDLLEKAIAEDRAAGRRPFCVVSTVGTTSVTSVDPVAEIQEVAEREKLWHHIDAAYGGAAAMLEENRWMLAGAERADSLVMNPHKWLFTPIDCSAFYCRRPEMLREAYSLTPPYLASQENPRAVHLMDYRIALGSRFRALKLWFVMRHFGYRKVCGIIRQHIGWAKELAAEIAAHPKLEVAAPVLMSLVCFRHRDGDGATRRVMERVNESGVAFLSGNVLDGRQVARIAIGNIRTTREDVWTTWEAVRRAAEEA, from the coding sequence ATGGAACAATACGACTGGACTTCCGATGAACTGCGGCGGCAGGGCGCTGCCGCGCTGGAATGGGTGGCGAATTACCTGGAAAAGATCAGAGACTTTCCGGTGGCGCCGCGGTTGAAACCGGGCGAACTTTTCGATGCATTGCCGCGGGAGGCGCCGTTCGAAGGCGAGCCGATGGAGGCGATTTTTGCTGATTTTGAGGAGACAATTCTGCCAGCGGTGAATCACTGGAACCACCCGAGGTTCCATGCCTATTTTTCGGTGAGCGCTTCGGGGCCGGGAATCCTCGGCGAGCTGCTGAGCGCGGCGCTGAACGTGAACGGCATGCTCTGGATGAGCTGCCCGGCGGCGGTGGAGCTGGAGCTCGCGGTGATGAACTGGCTGCGGCAGTGGCTGGGGCTGCCGCCGGAGTTTTTCGGCATGATTCACGACACGGCCTCCGTGTCCACGCTGCATGCCATCGGCGCGGCGCGTGCGGCAGCCGACCCTGATCTGCGAGAAGAGGGCGCCCGGCCGGGCCTGGTGCTGTATACGTCCGAACACGCGCATTCTTCGGTGGAAAAATCGGCCATGGCGCTCGGCATCGGACGGAAAAACGTGCGGAAAATCAGGGTCGATTCGGCTTACCGGATGCAGCCGGATCTGCTCGAAAAGGCCATTGCGGAGGACCGCGCCGCGGGCCGGCGGCCGTTCTGCGTGGTGTCCACTGTGGGGACGACCTCAGTGACGAGCGTAGATCCGGTGGCCGAGATCCAGGAGGTGGCCGAGCGCGAAAAGCTGTGGCATCACATCGACGCCGCCTACGGCGGCGCGGCGGCGATGCTCGAGGAAAACCGCTGGATGCTCGCCGGCGCGGAGCGCGCCGATTCGCTGGTGATGAATCCGCACAAGTGGCTGTTCACGCCCATCGACTGTAGCGCGTTCTACTGCCGGCGCCCGGAGATGCTGCGGGAGGCGTACTCGCTGACGCCGCCCTACCTGGCCTCGCAGGAGAACCCGCGGGCCGTGCACCTGATGGATTACCGGATCGCGCTGGGCAGCCGGTTCCGTGCGCTCAAGCTGTGGTTTGTGATGCGTCATTTCGGCTACCGGAAGGTGTGCGGCATCATCCGCCAGCACATTGGCTGGGCGAAGGAGCTGGCCGCGGAGATTGCGGCGCATCCGAAGCTGGAGGTGGCGGCGCCGGTGCTGATGTCGCTGGTCTGCTTCCGTCACCGGGACGGCGACGGGGCCACGCGGCGGGTAATGGAAAGAGTGAACGAGAGCGGCGTGGCCTTTCTTTCCGGCAACGTGCTGGACGGCCGGCAGGTGGCGCGAATCGCCATCGGCAACATCAGGACGACGCGCGAGGACGTCTGGACGACTTGGGAGGCGGTGCGGCGCGCGGCTGAAGAGGCCTGA